GACCGGGTAGTGAAAGTGGTCTTATGGTAAGAGCCATTGAGGAAATATTCAAGCATGTTGAAATGTCCGAAGAACCCAATTCGTGTAAGGTAAATATTTcaccttcaaaatttctttcaaaggTTGTCCACTCTAAAAATGTTATATCTTAGGTTTCCATATCGTATTTGGAAATATACAACGAATTAATACGCGACCTTCTAAGTCCAGGTGGGCCATTGGAGTTAAGAGAAGATAATCGTGGTCAACGCATAACTGTAGCGGGTCTTTCGGAAATCACCACCTCTAGTCGCAAAGAAGTTGTCTCTCTCCTGTTAAAAGGTAACAAAGCCCGCACTATGGAACCTACGGCAGCCAATCAAACCTCATCGCGTAGCCATGCCCTGCTCAGTATAACCGTACAGACCAAAACACCTTTGGGTACCAAACAAGGTCGCCTGTTTCTAACAGATTTGGCCGGCTCGGAAAGGGCTAAGAAAACAAAGAATCGTGGCAAACGTTTGCAGGAGGGAgctcatataaatcgttctctgcTGGCTTTGGGCAACTGCATTAATGCCCTGTCCGGAGGAGCCAGATATGTGAATTATCGAGACTCCAAACTAACCCGTTTACTTAAGGAAGCCCTCAGTGGCCGTTGCAAGACCGTGATGATAGCCCACATTGCTCCCGAGAGCAAACATCGAGATGAGACCAAAAACACCCTGGTCTATGCCGATCGagccaatagcataacaacaCGTTTGCAAAATTCCGTTTATGTTGATGAAATGCAAAACTTTCCCACCAAGCACTATCAGCATTTGGTTTTCGAATTAAGGGAAGAAGTTTCACGTTTGCGCAATAAAATGCTTACAGATCGTCCTCGCAGTGGAGTTGCTGCTGCCGCTGCAGCTACTTTGGCCCAACAACAAGCCATCAGTGCCGATGATGATGAGAAACGCAAAACTGAGCTGAGATATTTGCGAGAGCAAATAGTTTTGACTTTCAAACAGCAGATGAAATTGCGTCGTAAACTTTTGGAAGCCGAATCACATCTACTGGGTTTGGAATTGGACGCCGAGCGACAACATATGATAATATCACATTGGCAGGGGCGTCTTGGTAAACTCTATGATACGCCCAGTGATGATGGTAGGTTTTGTATATTTGATAATGTTTAGAGGATTTGCTTTAAAGCTTTGTGTTTAACTTTACAGATCTAGAATCGGAAGGTTCAGTTGCCTTGAAAAATGCCTGGGGTGAATTATCGGCCATCGAAAAGGAGACACGACGATATAAAGAAATACGCGAAAGAACCGAACAGGAACTGGAACTATGTCGTCAAAAAGGTGTACAATTGGAAGATGTGAGTGGAATAAAAtagtattaaatttttatagaaaatccaAAGAGCCAACACATCTGCGGTgactgtatcaagttatagctactaaaatcTTAAATAGTTAAATTACTGTACCAGGTCCCTCTAGCCGATGTGCATGATTGGGAGAACCTTCCAAATAAGAACGTGATAACAAGACAAATACTAACTGATCTTAGGACCTAaatatatgtggaagctatatgtaaatcttgttcgattgtgataaaattttacacacttTTTGAGACGTCAATTAAAAGACCCATACAAAGTTCACATCAGTTGAAAGATGTATATATAGGACTTACTttaatttaattggctatgacatttgttccacaagccgaacgtagaaaagcgttccaaacgcctcgaACTCCCGCGCtcatctctgacaccaagtttcgaggtgtctcccaccacttgatttctccatcgggcttttggtcgtcccagtttggtgtaccaccgtgttggcCTTctgccgtagcgcagaggttagcatgttcgcctatgacgctgaacgcctgggttcgaatcctggcgagactatcagaaaaaatgtcagtggtcgttttcccctcctaatgctggcaacatttgtgagatactatgccatgtaaaacttctcttcaaagagatgtcgccctgcggcaagccattcggactcggctataaagaggaggccccttatcattgaccttaaacttgagtttgcccctgttccttacttgagtttgcccctgttcatgggcaaaattagcattttaccGTGTTGGCCTTCAGAAGActcctttgctggagcttcttcatccattctgacaacatgacctagccaacccagctgttgtattttgatatgtgtaactatgctaccgtcgtcatacagctcgtggttcatacgacgcctatattcttcactggcgcaaactggtccatatatcaaGTACCCATAcctcagaatcatataacaacacgggtagtatcagtgactGTGTTATACGTctctcgagaggtggccttgtttctaaactgcttacttaatccaaagttgcATAGCcagtatttattttaaaactggtgtcattcctaTCGGTTTCAGCGGCGCCGACGTAGATAAAGtggctgactatctcaaagttatggtacccaactttctccattttctttatatgatcggttgtacaggacgatttgggagttgataccatccatttcgtttatCTCCATttgctgccagacccattttcactgactctctttcgattctttcaaaggctgcacttACTACTTTCAATatgtcgatgtcatcggcataggcgaataGCATGTGTTATCTTGTGATAAGTGTTCCATATCTATACACATATGCATCTCATGTAATCTTCTCCAGTAGGATATAAAAGACCCGACAAACTtctgctatatgcaaatattatacaatttggaccgtatagaccgatcttccaatgtaTGGTCTTGAa
This Stomoxys calcitrans chromosome 2, idStoCalc2.1, whole genome shotgun sequence DNA region includes the following protein-coding sequences:
- the LOC106080726 gene encoding kinesin-like protein KIF19; translation: MAHSGSWSSGSGSGSSTSQSRGLSTAPPQEERLLVAVRVRPSFENGERCVEVISPSSLLFDDGGRGKARKYSYDYVFKESDTQEMVYKATTAPLVNDVLKGYNAAVFAYGATGSGKTHTMLGPSRKKGSPPSDRDGPGSESGLMVRAIEEIFKHVEMSEEPNSCKVSISYLEIYNELIRDLLSPGGPLELREDNRGQRITVAGLSEITTSSRKEVVSLLLKGNKARTMEPTAANQTSSRSHALLSITVQTKTPLGTKQGRLFLTDLAGSERAKKTKNRGKRLQEGAHINRSLLALGNCINALSGGARYVNYRDSKLTRLLKEALSGRCKTVMIAHIAPESKHRDETKNTLVYADRANSITTRLQNSVYVDEMQNFPTKHYQHLVFELREEVSRLRNKMLTDRPRSGVAAAAAATLAQQQAISADDDEKRKTELRYLREQIVLTFKQQMKLRRKLLEAESHLLGLELDAERQHMIISHWQGRLGKLYDTPSDDDLESEGSVALKNAWGELSAIEKETRRYKEIRERTEQELELCRQKGVQLEDELPERISSDEERELLALLCRVHELEADKVSLQAERLARQAELRRRDLQLLRAERQRRLCEDIISSQRRLIEEGNVELPDELRELYGLYQQEIHAGTVTATAAYERKLPPIYTAGSDSPCSSSGSEWSPSSPLPPIEGGQFTSLSMDNLTLQENPDRHMGPAVNSRLPKLAATVGATKRLMKMKK